In Candidatus Poribacteria bacterium, the following are encoded in one genomic region:
- a CDS encoding putative glycoside hydrolase has translation MKRFLIVFLLCVATGIPAEEKVCEVDRPSIVDRVVNRSYPSVFTLDEHEIANESLPENVWEWSYYKKALSRRDLHWQGGFRAQITFQYSAGDGTQVVFRSGRSDKIDWVMDLRKQLQDLNPDFLFLAGFHYYAAHPSDYYPEGWQYWLRDEEGNRIQDVPYGEMLIDYTLPGAEEHFVQMAVSVAKCGIFDGIFMDLWSEDEAEIPGVDSAAHLYHGNRVEALISLVKRIREAVGDEFLIIVNARTQHIPRSAPYVNGAAMETFDKAYPRERLIEIENALSWNEANLRYPQINALEIRINTNEPWNSPANQQLARATTTLTLTHSNGYILIVGQNKLPYWYPFWDAPLGHPIGVKGETYENRDGLFIREFTNGWAVYNRSGKAQEIELPQAVSGWASGVENQRRHTLADLDGEIYLKAEAPPTADVNGDGVVNIQDLVIVANALGEATPDLNGDGVVNIQDLVIVANAF, from the coding sequence ATGAAACGCTTTCTGATAGTATTTTTGCTATGCGTGGCAACAGGCATCCCTGCGGAAGAAAAGGTTTGTGAGGTGGATAGACCGAGTATCGTAGACCGAGTCGTCAATCGGTCATATCCCTCGGTCTTTACACTAGACGAACATGAAATCGCAAACGAGTCACTCCCCGAAAATGTGTGGGAATGGTCGTACTATAAAAAGGCACTCTCACGCCGAGATCTGCATTGGCAGGGAGGCTTTCGTGCACAGATTACATTTCAATATAGTGCAGGTGACGGTACCCAGGTAGTCTTCCGCAGCGGCAGGTCGGATAAAATAGATTGGGTTATGGATCTAAGAAAGCAGCTACAGGATCTCAATCCAGATTTCCTGTTTTTGGCAGGGTTCCATTATTATGCTGCTCACCCCTCAGACTACTATCCCGAGGGTTGGCAATATTGGCTCAGGGATGAAGAAGGAAACAGAATTCAAGATGTTCCCTACGGTGAAATGCTTATAGACTACACCCTTCCGGGTGCGGAAGAGCATTTCGTCCAAATGGCGGTTTCGGTAGCGAAGTGTGGTATCTTTGACGGTATTTTCATGGATTTGTGGAGTGAAGATGAAGCAGAGATACCGGGGGTAGATTCTGCGGCGCATCTGTATCACGGCAATCGTGTAGAGGCACTCATTTCACTGGTAAAGCGTATCCGTGAAGCCGTCGGAGACGAGTTTCTCATCATTGTCAATGCGCGTACCCAGCATATCCCACGTTCCGCACCGTATGTAAATGGTGCAGCCATGGAAACGTTTGATAAAGCGTATCCTCGCGAACGGCTGATTGAAATTGAGAACGCTTTGTCGTGGAATGAAGCAAACCTCAGATACCCGCAAATCAACGCTTTGGAGATTAGGATAAATACAAACGAACCGTGGAACTCGCCAGCGAATCAGCAATTGGCACGCGCCACCACAACCCTCACACTAACGCATTCTAACGGCTATATTCTGATTGTCGGGCAGAATAAGCTCCCGTACTGGTATCCGTTCTGGGATGCGCCCCTCGGTCACCCGATCGGAGTGAAAGGTGAAACTTACGAGAATAGGGATGGGCTGTTTATCCGCGAGTTCACCAACGGCTGGGCGGTGTATAACCGGTCGGGCAAAGCACAGGAGATAGAACTTCCGCAGGCGGTCTCTGGCTGGGCAAGCGGTGTAGAGAATCAACGCCGGCATACGTTGGCAGATTTGGATGGTGAGATTTATTTGAAGGCGGAAGCCCCTCCTACTGCGGATGTCAATGGTGATGGTGTGGTGAATATACAGGATTTGGTGATTGTCGCAAATGCGCTTGGGGAAGCGACACCTGATCTTAACGGTGATGGCGTTGTGAATATACAAGACTTGGTGATTGTCGCAAATGCGTTTTGA
- a CDS encoding ABC transporter substrate-binding protein — translation MNPKIFRLALCVLLVLSVVYFSLAERTEDVKITEEPMPTLKVGLIHPLLNYATFGDGAKLALAEINQAGGVLGKQVELIYKVETGSIADSARELAEKENVVAILGPMFSSSAVKVGPIINIPVIVGATGADVTNTGNDPRDFLFLVANSNALQAKVMAGFVVNDLRKKTAALMWQNGDVYSKGFVNTFDAIFKELGGRIVANQIYEQGDTMFDGQLGIIKEASPDVLLLASFPPENPVIVEQAREMGIKSTFIGSDGWDDALMLEILEDNSPLENSYYCSISDELAADFIVAYETMFKNQAIGIAPLGYDAMKLLAIAIEKVQSTDPVMIRDAVAAIADYQGATAISGFDENRHPIKPAAGIRVLKIVEGQPEQHTVVKVNE, via the coding sequence ATGAATCCGAAAATTTTTAGGTTAGCACTATGCGTATTACTCGTCCTCTCAGTTGTTTATTTTTCTTTGGCGGAGAGAACGGAAGATGTTAAAATAACTGAAGAACCGATGCCGACACTTAAAGTGGGGTTGATTCATCCGTTGCTAAATTACGCCACTTTTGGCGATGGTGCAAAACTCGCCTTAGCAGAAATCAACCAGGCAGGCGGTGTCCTTGGGAAACAGGTAGAGCTTATCTATAAAGTAGAAACAGGAAGCATTGCTGATTCTGCAAGAGAATTAGCGGAAAAGGAAAATGTTGTGGCTATATTAGGTCCGATGTTTTCGAGTAGTGCTGTTAAAGTTGGACCGATCATCAATATCCCCGTCATTGTAGGGGCAACAGGTGCCGATGTGACGAATACTGGGAATGATCCGAGAGATTTTCTGTTTCTGGTGGCGAATTCAAATGCGTTACAAGCAAAAGTGATGGCAGGTTTTGTGGTGAACGACCTCCGGAAGAAAACTGCAGCACTGATGTGGCAGAACGGGGATGTCTACTCTAAAGGTTTCGTTAACACATTTGATGCGATTTTCAAGGAGCTTGGCGGTCGCATTGTTGCCAATCAAATCTATGAACAAGGTGATACAATGTTTGATGGACAACTTGGGATCATCAAAGAGGCGAGCCCTGATGTTCTGCTTTTGGCAAGTTTTCCGCCAGAGAACCCTGTCATAGTGGAGCAGGCGCGGGAGATGGGGATTAAGTCCACCTTTATCGGCAGCGATGGTTGGGATGATGCGTTGATGTTAGAGATTTTAGAGGATAACTCGCCGCTTGAGAATTCCTATTATTGTAGTATCTCGGATGAGCTTGCTGCAGATTTTATTGTTGCTTATGAAACAATGTTTAAAAATCAGGCTATTGGTATTGCGCCGTTGGGGTACGATGCCATGAAGTTATTGGCAATAGCGATTGAAAAGGTGCAATCAACCGACCCTGTTATGATTCGGGATGCAGTTGCTGCTATCGCTGACTACCAAGGTGCAACAGCTATTTCCGGCTTTGATGAGAACCGTCATCCTATCAAACCTGCTGCCGGTATCCGCGTGTTGAAAATTGTTGAGGGTCAACCGGAGCAGCACACTGTTGTAAAAGTAAATGAGTAA
- a CDS encoding sigma-70 family RNA polymerase sigma factor, which translates to MDKDDVQLIHNILSGDDEAFSTLVQRYQKSVHALAWRKIGDFHYAEEITQDTFLQAYEKLPTLKNRNQFAGWLYVITNNLCTDWLRKKRPAMQSLGDASVKAIDKLTYERYILEQRETEATERRHEIVKQLLEKLPESERTVVTLYYLGEMTTKEIGKFLGVSVNTITSRLQRARERLQTSDEHLINETLGGWQLSGNLLENIMRQVADIKPVSPPTGKPLLPWMALGTATVLVILLLGVSHQYLARFQRPYSFEAQSEPTIEIIEAVVVLETDAKPDTRNQIGQATTPGKNSSVGSEVSEEVIVPTTSEDFPNLFTSNVVPKVTRFTLSNGIRIVNLHVENSRDVGIFSYLPLGLVTDGKAKAQWSHLVSSLTFRTAGPIDYNTSNAETMADNMRLDFIGNTDTWTQGLALHAKWLAGLPFSAESLAEARPNVLSQIDYIEANLVTHKLAQIAWNQVFRHGETDIAMRKDIQSAQLSELEEYRDQHLVQADRVLLCVIGGVDPETLKETLEKQLGAIRLTEKTLPRPTAPPKIAKDQNATWDVNVTHYMEAYPIPRPENGDYPALFVASLLWRLACTQDAQLKGLTGYIHCGVDLVTPEQVYLYVSASLKPGADIEKVKQRIEQLMNPLKQPENNTQVPAIAQSVSMELSAPPDMKTLMQHKPENMPEHLMFLQLGVSWGLVEYQYGDKLPQLASAFADVAATDVASVVNRYLTEDRRMTLLLTPQAGVNPQAR; encoded by the coding sequence ATGGATAAAGACGACGTTCAGTTAATTCATAACATCTTATCTGGCGACGATGAGGCGTTTAGCACCTTGGTTCAAAGATACCAAAAGAGTGTTCACGCCCTCGCGTGGCGGAAGATCGGTGATTTTCACTATGCTGAGGAAATTACGCAAGACACCTTCCTCCAAGCTTATGAGAAACTCCCGACCCTCAAAAATCGCAATCAGTTTGCGGGGTGGCTGTATGTCATTACGAATAATCTATGCACCGATTGGCTCCGAAAGAAGAGACCTGCGATGCAATCGCTGGGGGACGCGTCTGTGAAAGCTATAGATAAGTTAACCTATGAGCGTTATATATTGGAACAACGCGAGACAGAAGCAACTGAACGTCGTCATGAAATCGTCAAGCAACTTCTGGAAAAATTACCAGAGAGCGAACGCACGGTGGTGACGCTCTACTATCTCGGTGAGATGACCACGAAGGAAATTGGTAAGTTTCTGGGTGTATCGGTGAACACCATTACAAGTCGGCTTCAACGCGCGCGGGAGCGTTTACAAACATCAGATGAACACTTGATTAACGAAACGCTTGGCGGTTGGCAATTGTCTGGTAACCTCCTTGAGAACATCATGCGGCAAGTTGCTGACATAAAACCCGTATCACCGCCAACGGGAAAACCGTTGTTGCCATGGATGGCTCTTGGTACAGCGACGGTTTTGGTTATCTTGCTGCTCGGTGTGAGTCATCAATATCTTGCCAGATTTCAGAGACCGTATAGTTTCGAGGCACAGTCTGAACCGACTATTGAAATTATTGAGGCAGTTGTCGTTCTTGAAACCGATGCAAAACCGGATACGCGCAATCAAATCGGACAGGCTACCACTCCCGGTAAAAACAGTAGCGTCGGCTCAGAGGTCTCTGAGGAGGTCATAGTCCCTACGACATCAGAGGATTTCCCTAATCTTTTTACTTCTAATGTTGTCCCTAAAGTGACACGCTTTACGCTAAGCAACGGTATCCGGATTGTCAACCTCCATGTCGAAAATTCCAGGGATGTCGGTATTTTCAGTTATTTACCCCTTGGACTCGTCACAGATGGCAAAGCAAAGGCACAGTGGAGCCATCTCGTTAGTTCCCTGACATTCCGAACAGCAGGTCCTATTGACTACAACACAAGTAACGCAGAGACAATGGCTGACAATATGCGCCTGGATTTCATCGGTAATACGGATACATGGACGCAGGGTTTAGCGTTACACGCGAAATGGCTTGCCGGTCTACCTTTTTCGGCAGAAAGTCTCGCTGAGGCACGCCCGAACGTTTTGTCCCAGATTGACTATATTGAAGCCAACTTAGTAACGCATAAGTTGGCACAAATTGCGTGGAACCAAGTCTTCCGGCACGGTGAAACCGATATAGCGATGCGCAAGGACATTCAATCGGCGCAACTCAGTGAACTCGAAGAATATCGCGATCAACATTTGGTCCAAGCAGATCGCGTGCTTTTGTGTGTCATTGGCGGCGTTGATCCGGAAACACTGAAAGAGACTCTGGAGAAACAACTCGGAGCTATCCGCTTAACCGAGAAAACGCTTCCGCGGCCGACAGCCCCTCCAAAGATAGCGAAAGATCAAAACGCTACTTGGGATGTCAATGTAACGCATTATATGGAAGCCTACCCGATTCCTCGCCCTGAAAACGGAGATTATCCTGCGCTCTTTGTAGCGAGTCTGCTTTGGCGGTTAGCTTGCACACAGGATGCCCAATTGAAGGGATTGACAGGTTACATTCACTGTGGCGTTGATCTCGTCACGCCTGAGCAGGTATACTTATATGTCAGTGCTTCGCTCAAACCGGGTGCAGATATAGAAAAGGTTAAACAGCGGATTGAACAACTGATGAATCCGTTAAAGCAACCGGAGAACAACACGCAGGTACCTGCGATTGCGCAGTCCGTTTCGATGGAACTCAGCGCGCCGCCCGATATGAAAACACTGATGCAACATAAACCTGAGAATATGCCAGAGCACCTGATGTTCCTGCAGCTGGGTGTGAGTTGGGGTTTGGTTGAATATCAATACGGCGATAAGTTGCCGCAGCTTGCGAGTGCATTCGCCGATGTTGCCGCGACTGATGTTGCCAGCGTCGTCAACCGATACCTCACTGAAGACCGTCGGATGACGTTACTTCTCACGCCACAAGCGGGCGTTAATCCCCAAGCCCGGTAG
- a CDS encoding insulinase family protein — MISRIKHAIVVLFILGNFSLAAAAPPKVTRFTLNNGIKVVNLYVEDSTDVGIFSYLPLGLVADGKAKTQWSHLIEHLVLRTTGPISNYMERNGQTTYHGMHLDFMGTTDNWKQGLELQTQWLSNSPLSETDLVEELPKALSELDFVTNNLHTGLFAMAAWNQVFRHGETDIAMRGAIESAELSELQAYRNRHLVHADRVLLCVIGGLASETLQAAMEAQLGQINLTANTLPSATTPTAEKNRRATWDVNVTHYMETYAIPNVTHEHYPAFFVANVLLNQSLMMDSELKQLTGSIFCGVDLITPEQTYLFVTAALKPDSDIEKVKQRIGQLINQLKQPENNWQVAMAAPALSQQFSAPMDIEMVMQQHKPAGMTEAMMLGNLGLQWGLFEYQHGDALPKFASALASVSADDVADVVNRHLTEDERMTLVLTPRVSE, encoded by the coding sequence ATGATTAGCAGAATTAAACACGCCATCGTGGTATTATTTATCCTTGGTAATTTTTCTCTCGCCGCCGCTGCACCGCCTAAGGTGACGCGCTTTACATTAAACAACGGCATTAAGGTTGTCAATCTCTACGTTGAGGATTCCACGGATGTGGGGATTTTCAGTTATTTGCCCCTTGGACTTGTTGCTGATGGAAAGGCAAAAACACAGTGGAGCCATCTCATTGAGCATCTGGTATTACGCACCACGGGACCCATTAGCAATTATATGGAACGTAATGGGCAAACAACGTACCATGGGATGCATCTGGACTTTATGGGCACAACAGACAATTGGAAGCAGGGTTTAGAATTGCAAACCCAATGGCTGTCCAATTCTCCACTTTCAGAGACGGATTTAGTTGAAGAATTACCCAAAGCCTTGAGTGAACTCGACTTTGTTACCAATAATTTGCATACCGGGCTCTTCGCTATGGCAGCGTGGAACCAAGTTTTTCGGCATGGTGAGACCGACATAGCGATGCGCGGCGCGATTGAATCCGCCGAGTTGAGTGAACTACAAGCCTATAGAAACCGCCACTTGGTCCACGCAGATCGTGTACTTTTATGTGTCATCGGTGGGCTTGCATCCGAAACATTGCAAGCAGCAATGGAAGCACAACTCGGGCAAATTAACTTAACCGCTAACACGCTTCCGAGTGCAACAACACCAACAGCAGAAAAAAATCGGCGTGCTACTTGGGACGTGAATGTAACGCATTATATGGAAACTTATGCAATTCCTAACGTAACACATGAACACTACCCTGCGTTTTTTGTAGCGAATGTGCTTTTGAATCAATCACTCATGATGGATTCAGAACTCAAGCAGCTGACGGGTAGTATTTTCTGCGGTGTAGATCTCATCACGCCCGAACAGACTTATTTATTCGTAACAGCGGCACTCAAACCGGATTCAGATATAGAAAAAGTTAAGCAGCGGATTGGGCAGCTGATAAACCAGTTGAAGCAACCAGAGAATAACTGGCAGGTCGCCATGGCGGCTCCAGCACTCTCGCAGCAATTCAGTGCACCCATGGATATAGAGATGGTAATGCAGCAGCACAAACCTGCAGGTATGACAGAAGCTATGATGCTCGGGAACCTGGGTTTACAGTGGGGTTTGTTTGAATACCAACATGGTGATGCCTTACCTAAGTTTGCGAGCGCGCTTGCCAGTGTCTCCGCGGATGATGTCGCCGATGTTGTTAATCGGCATCTAACCGAAGATGAGCGGATGACGTTAGTTCTCACGCCGCGTGTGTCGGAGTGA
- a CDS encoding Stf0 family sulfotransferase, which produces MKGTDDMKLFLISEERSGTHLFEDLINLCFPGFSLTNTWDFLKQNPTYRDLMALNHCTHYRFFSHIESHCQSNYNQSFFEPYLERHPNTKFVHLIRGNKIRQAISLTKLKIDGGAPFSNKVVEEKAEDMAGIDPHNVNGFLRRLVIEQALAFEFFDTHEIHPLRLIYEADLRDSDSWLNTMRRVSDYLGNSLEQVDFSKIKKQKISGTYTDEFYEDFVSKSWAEFDK; this is translated from the coding sequence ATGAAGGGAACAGATGATATGAAGTTGTTTCTTATCTCTGAAGAACGCAGTGGAACACATCTATTTGAAGATTTAATCAATCTCTGCTTCCCAGGGTTTTCTCTCACCAATACATGGGACTTTTTAAAACAGAATCCGACTTATAGAGACTTGATGGCATTAAATCACTGCACGCATTATCGCTTTTTTTCACATATTGAATCACACTGTCAATCAAATTATAATCAGTCTTTTTTTGAACCATACTTGGAGCGTCATCCGAACACAAAATTCGTTCATTTGATACGTGGAAACAAAATTCGTCAAGCCATATCACTTACGAAACTCAAGATAGATGGAGGCGCGCCGTTTTCTAACAAGGTTGTTGAAGAAAAGGCTGAAGATATGGCGGGAATTGACCCGCACAACGTTAACGGTTTCCTGAGAAGATTGGTTATTGAGCAAGCGTTGGCTTTCGAGTTTTTTGATACTCATGAGATACATCCGCTGCGCTTGATCTACGAGGCGGATTTGAGAGATAGCGATTCCTGGCTAAACACAATGAGACGGGTAAGCGATTATTTGGGTAATTCGTTGGAACAGGTAGATTTCAGTAAGATAAAGAAACAGAAAATATCAGGCACTTATACAGATGAATTTTATGAGGATTTTGTGTCCAAAAGTTGGGCTGAATTTGATAAGTAA
- a CDS encoding adenylyltransferase/cytidyltransferase family protein — protein MKKGLISGSFDLYHVGHVSFIHAARQQCDWLTCAVSTDEHIRAVKGSCRPIIPLEHRLAILKANRYIDRTVIIPGETDEAVREGLERIVQKEQPTFVFCGADRTADKNFLPIQDKYGFTYEVLESGMSERTSGIIERILTLYQGERI, from the coding sequence ATGAAAAAAGGTCTTATTAGTGGATCTTTCGACTTATACCATGTTGGACATGTCTCTTTTATTCATGCGGCACGTCAGCAGTGCGATTGGCTCACGTGTGCAGTTTCTACAGATGAACACATACGGGCTGTCAAAGGCAGCTGCCGCCCGATTATACCCTTAGAACATCGCTTAGCAATCCTCAAGGCGAATAGGTATATAGACCGGACAGTTATAATTCCGGGCGAAACGGATGAAGCCGTCCGAGAAGGTCTCGAAAGGATTGTCCAAAAGGAGCAGCCAACCTTCGTTTTTTGTGGTGCAGACCGAACAGCGGATAAGAATTTTCTGCCGATCCAGGATAAATATGGATTCACATACGAGGTGCTGGAGAGTGGGATGTCCGAAAGGACGAGTGGAATTATAGAACGTATCCTGACCCTTTATCAAGGAGAAAGAATATGA
- a CDS encoding FkbM family methyltransferase → MGLLRTAEYLYLVDPKYSVASEQPVDIPKTLEFDTWQYYGIDADPCSIAKMVEEYHECSPNANWILAFINEGRPVSLKHHNTFWVPYEQRQNNCYVPSMSLDFLIKALELPKIDVLAVDIEGFELSMFKSYSWDLKPSFIAVETHFERHEEVVPMIIAQGYRNTLSMPTNFDKKEQKFLTRELKFVRL, encoded by the coding sequence ATGGGTTTACTGAGAACCGCAGAATACCTGTATCTCGTAGATCCCAAATATAGCGTCGCGTCAGAACAGCCAGTAGATATACCCAAAACATTAGAATTTGACACGTGGCAGTACTATGGCATCGATGCCGATCCATGTAGTATTGCGAAAATGGTAGAGGAATATCACGAGTGCAGTCCAAATGCAAATTGGATACTTGCCTTTATCAATGAGGGGCGGCCCGTGTCGTTGAAACATCATAATACTTTTTGGGTTCCCTACGAACAGCGTCAAAACAATTGTTATGTACCCAGTATGTCGCTTGATTTTTTAATCAAAGCACTTGAACTCCCTAAAATTGATGTACTTGCTGTGGATATAGAAGGTTTTGAGCTGTCTATGTTTAAATCGTACTCGTGGGATTTGAAACCCTCATTTATTGCTGTTGAAACCCATTTTGAGCGGCACGAAGAAGTGGTTCCTATGATAATCGCACAAGGGTATAGGAACACACTCAGCATGCCCACAAACTTCGATAAAAAAGAACAGAAATTTCTAACAAGAGAGCTTAAGTTCGTCCGTCTTTAG